A genomic stretch from Cryomorphaceae bacterium 1068 includes:
- a CDS encoding response regulator, protein MNKVRVVAIDDVSDILDLIQYNLEKEGMIVDIFTDGSKAIKHIAEAKPDVVISDWMMPAPDGLEVCRILRNHMATREIPIIMLTCKGDIQDYKAAIDAGASDYIAKPVRMDELVRRIKLLLPSEGRQRAQFG, encoded by the coding sequence ATGAACAAAGTTAGAGTCGTTGCAATAGACGATGTGAGCGATATTCTTGATTTGATTCAATACAACCTCGAGAAAGAAGGTATGATCGTAGACATCTTCACTGATGGCTCTAAAGCTATTAAGCACATTGCTGAGGCAAAGCCCGATGTGGTGATCAGCGATTGGATGATGCCTGCTCCTGATGGTCTCGAAGTTTGCCGTATCTTGAGAAACCATATGGCCACAAGAGAAATTCCAATCATCATGCTGACTTGCAAGGGAGATATCCAAGATTACAAGGCAGCCATAGATGCAGGCGCTAGCGACTACATAGCTAAACCCGTGAGAATGGATGAATTGGTGAGGAGAATCAAACTACTCTTACCCTCCGAAGGCCGTCAAAGAGCCCAATTCGGATGA
- a CDS encoding glycerophosphodiester phosphodiesterase, translating into MINRFLHYFFFCTFIIACSESNIEQINEVEEKNTIKKIDFQGHRGCRGLLPENTLPAFKKALDLGVTTLEMDVVITQDEKVILSHEPWFSHEIALDSNGSSISEKDERNHRIFAMTFDEIQAYDVGMKPHPRFPNQAKVKATKPLLSEVFSMAETHATETSRALPYYNIETKSLPEGDGIFHPKPEEFVDLLVAEIKNAGVEDRTVIQSFDVRTLQVAKEKYPEIQLVLLVENTETPEENLKILGFTPDIYSPDYTLVNEGLISFAREKGMKIIPWTVNEREEMVALIEMGVDGLITDYPDRLTSQEQ; encoded by the coding sequence ATGATAAATCGTTTCTTACACTACTTCTTCTTTTGCACCTTTATTATCGCTTGTAGCGAGTCGAATATTGAACAAATCAACGAAGTGGAAGAGAAGAATACCATAAAAAAAATTGACTTTCAAGGTCATCGAGGCTGTCGGGGCTTGCTCCCTGAAAATACGTTGCCCGCCTTCAAAAAAGCGTTGGATCTTGGTGTGACTACATTAGAAATGGATGTAGTGATTACTCAAGATGAAAAAGTAATCCTTTCTCACGAACCGTGGTTTTCTCACGAGATTGCTCTGGATTCAAACGGTTCTTCCATTTCAGAGAAAGATGAAAGAAATCACCGCATTTTTGCCATGACATTTGACGAAATTCAGGCGTATGATGTCGGTATGAAACCTCATCCGCGTTTCCCAAATCAAGCAAAAGTAAAAGCTACCAAACCCTTACTGAGTGAAGTCTTCTCCATGGCTGAAACTCATGCTACTGAGACTTCAAGAGCACTTCCTTACTACAACATAGAAACCAAGAGTTTACCTGAAGGAGATGGTATTTTCCACCCTAAGCCTGAAGAATTTGTCGATCTGCTGGTAGCAGAAATTAAAAATGCGGGAGTTGAAGACAGAACGGTCATCCAAAGTTTCGATGTGAGAACCCTGCAAGTAGCCAAAGAAAAATACCCTGAGATACAATTGGTCCTTTTAGTAGAAAATACTGAAACACCTGAGGAAAATCTCAAAATATTAGGTTTTACTCCCGACATTTATAGCCCTGATTATACGCTGGTGAATGAAGGTCTAATTTCCTTTGCAAGAGAAAAAGGAATGAAGATCATCCCCTGGACGGTGAATGAACGTGAAGAAATGGTTGCATTGATTGAAATGGGTGTTGATGGCCTCATTACTGACTATCCTGACAGGCTGACTTCTCAGGAACAATAA